Proteins encoded by one window of Aliivibrio wodanis:
- a CDS encoding putative two-component response regulator — protein sequence MEKLNLICVDDQREVLSAVLQDLAPLKSWINIEECESADEALDLMDELDSEGGHIALVLSDHVMPGKSGVELLTDVSHDYRFLKTKKVLLTGQATHQDTIIAINRARIESYIEKPWNADELRSLVTRLVTEFVFDKGLEYTDYQEHLDQQVVLNRLR from the coding sequence ATGGAAAAACTTAATCTGATTTGTGTAGACGATCAAAGGGAAGTGCTGAGTGCCGTTTTGCAAGATCTCGCCCCACTCAAATCATGGATAAACATTGAGGAGTGTGAGTCGGCAGATGAAGCATTAGATTTAATGGATGAATTGGACAGTGAAGGTGGGCACATTGCACTAGTGTTGTCTGATCATGTGATGCCGGGTAAAAGTGGCGTGGAGTTATTAACGGATGTATCTCATGACTACCGCTTTTTAAAAACCAAGAAGGTGCTGCTAACAGGACAAGCCACTCATCAAGATACCATTATTGCGATTAATCGAGCTCGTATTGAAAGTTATATTGAAAAACCATGGAATGCCGATGAATTAAGATCATTAGTCACTCGTTTAGTGACAGAGTTTGTGTTTGATAAAGGACTTGAATATACCGATTATCAAGAACATCTTGATCAACAAGTGGTACTAAACCGACTACGATAA
- the tcpI gene encoding toxin coregulated pilus biosynthesis protein I, with translation MIKKISLMFFFTLIAVTVASSSILYVKKMSERDLIIQSMTDSNNALLSNNYQRSVNYYELLMKSLSDGMSFHLSTEINQEIKSVLISQAQTFSQRYSLVEVDIVTVEGEIYSSTGKVLDWNARERRRPWFIEVMEGQTNFYQSDLYKSKETGKMVLTFSVPILFKNEIVGVFLFDVPGTHLLMDTSREFVVTNEEGIIFASDPVNMHWLGKNVYEIRPIFKTFNSDPFVYQNPEKDWFAGSKIKLFDGNDLFSFVTLNSAVDSLATATKKDIMFNVLSTTCFSFILMFAIYFILKRELRNLSLIKEWVSGMSNGRFYDKKIPKSNNELDDVVSALSTLKNSLTDFVGSSHKTMLDLSTSQAAISKTMSENKINTQKELKSVEQAASAAVDLSVTAADVARNAIDADLAVSSALDVLSLSRETLERSESTAKRVSESMLESTRIVNDLRGHSEKISTVIEVINSISAQTNLLALNAAIEAARAGEQGRGFAVVADEVRSLAAKTQQSTVNIQDIISQLQEQSKKADESMYLNSELIQESQVISNDLAHSFQTIAKKVSGISKINAMVASTSEKQSDVTKDISQQLDGINYLVKHNLTGVTLAEQSNDDISNITTQLEGELSFFHVKK, from the coding sequence ATGATTAAAAAAATTAGTTTGATGTTCTTTTTTACTTTAATTGCGGTGACCGTTGCATCGTCTTCGATTTTATATGTAAAGAAAATGTCAGAAAGAGACCTTATTATTCAATCAATGACGGATAGCAACAATGCTTTGCTTTCTAACAATTATCAGAGATCTGTGAATTACTATGAGTTATTGATGAAGTCACTTTCTGATGGGATGTCTTTTCATCTTTCTACTGAAATTAATCAAGAGATCAAAAGTGTTTTGATTAGTCAGGCACAAACCTTCTCTCAACGTTATAGCCTTGTTGAAGTCGATATAGTGACGGTAGAAGGTGAGATATACAGTTCTACCGGAAAAGTATTGGATTGGAATGCCAGAGAACGTCGTCGCCCGTGGTTTATTGAAGTAATGGAAGGACAAACTAACTTTTATCAATCAGATTTATATAAATCGAAAGAAACAGGGAAGATGGTATTAACCTTTTCTGTACCCATTCTATTTAAAAATGAGATAGTTGGTGTGTTTCTTTTTGATGTACCCGGCACACATTTGCTAATGGATACCTCAAGAGAATTTGTTGTTACGAATGAAGAGGGTATTATATTTGCCTCTGATCCAGTTAATATGCACTGGTTAGGGAAAAATGTGTATGAGATTAGACCTATTTTTAAAACGTTTAATTCAGATCCTTTTGTATATCAAAATCCAGAAAAAGATTGGTTTGCAGGCTCAAAAATTAAATTATTTGATGGTAATGATTTATTTAGTTTTGTGACATTAAATAGCGCGGTTGATAGTTTAGCTACGGCAACGAAGAAAGACATTATGTTTAATGTACTATCGACCACCTGTTTTTCGTTCATTTTAATGTTTGCCATTTACTTTATTCTTAAAAGAGAATTAAGAAACCTATCCTTAATTAAAGAGTGGGTCTCAGGTATGTCGAATGGTCGTTTTTATGATAAAAAAATACCAAAATCTAATAATGAATTGGATGACGTTGTTAGTGCATTATCAACATTAAAAAACAGTTTAACGGATTTTGTTGGTTCATCTCACAAAACGATGCTTGATCTTTCAACGAGCCAAGCTGCAATCTCTAAAACGATGTCTGAAAATAAAATTAATACGCAAAAAGAATTAAAATCAGTAGAGCAAGCAGCGAGTGCAGCCGTTGATTTATCAGTAACGGCTGCGGATGTAGCAAGAAATGCAATTGATGCCGATCTTGCAGTCTCTTCTGCACTTGATGTTCTTTCATTAAGTAGAGAAACACTAGAACGTTCAGAAAGTACGGCTAAACGTGTCAGTGAATCTATGCTTGAATCCACCAGAATAGTTAATGATTTGAGAGGGCATTCTGAAAAAATTAGCACAGTAATAGAAGTAATTAATTCTATTTCTGCTCAAACTAATTTATTAGCGTTGAATGCTGCTATTGAAGCGGCAAGAGCAGGAGAGCAGGGAAGAGGTTTTGCGGTCGTTGCGGATGAAGTTCGATCACTAGCTGCAAAAACACAGCAATCGACAGTCAATATACAAGACATTATTTCACAGCTTCAAGAACAATCGAAAAAAGCAGATGAATCAATGTATTTGAATTCTGAGTTGATCCAAGAATCTCAGGTTATTTCTAATGACTTAGCGCACTCTTTTCAGACGATAGCCAAAAAGGTGAGCGGAATTTCAAAGATTAATGCAATGGTTGCTAGTACATCAGAAAAACAATCTGACGTAACAAAAGATATTTCACAACAATTAGATGGAATTAATTATCTCGTTAAGCATAACCTTACTGGCGTAACATTGGCTGAACAATCAAATGATGATATTTCAAACATTACGACTCAGTTGGAAGGAGAGTTGTCTTTTTTCCATGTGAAAAAATAG
- a CDS encoding putative sodium/sulfate symporter, which yields MRQYMKYLIPTIIPLIILLMPLSAFPFEGMTIIQQRVIAIFLLAALCWVFEPIPIYATSVVIIVLELLMVSDKGFILFKMNQDAPHFGELLNYSDIMATFASPIIMLFLGGFFLAMAATKYRLDVNLARVLLKPFGTDPKFVMLGLMLITGIFSMFMSNTATTAMMLSILTPVIAVFGPKDPGRVAFALCIPIAANIGGIGTPIGTPPNAIALKYLVGDNLITFGEWMVFGVPFVIVMMALAWFLIVYLYPAKQTSMNLDIKGKFLKTPKAIMVYITFAGTIILWLMGSSHGMNSYTVALIPVAVFSLTGIINKEDLKKISWDVLWLVSGGIALGLALDKTGLAKLVVHSIPFDAYSPYVVLFGAAFLCLIMANFMSHTATANLLMPIMAALGTSMTSLTPLGGELTLILIVTFAASLGMSLPISTPPNALAHATGNVESSQMAKTGVILGVVGVLLSFIMVWVLHTVGHIG from the coding sequence ATGCGTCAATACATGAAGTATTTAATCCCAACAATTATCCCACTCATCATTCTTTTGATGCCTTTGTCTGCTTTTCCTTTTGAAGGAATGACGATTATTCAGCAGCGTGTCATTGCTATCTTTTTATTGGCAGCATTGTGTTGGGTATTTGAACCTATTCCAATTTATGCAACCTCAGTAGTCATCATTGTTTTAGAACTTTTAATGGTTTCTGACAAAGGGTTTATTTTATTTAAAATGAATCAAGATGCCCCTCATTTTGGAGAGTTACTCAATTACAGTGACATTATGGCAACCTTTGCCAGTCCGATAATTATGCTGTTCTTAGGTGGTTTCTTCCTCGCAATGGCGGCAACGAAATATCGCTTAGATGTCAATTTAGCCAGAGTATTACTTAAGCCGTTCGGAACCGATCCAAAATTTGTAATGTTAGGGTTGATGCTGATCACGGGTATTTTCTCGATGTTCATGTCGAATACTGCGACAACGGCGATGATGTTATCGATCTTAACGCCAGTAATCGCTGTATTTGGTCCTAAAGACCCGGGTCGAGTTGCGTTTGCTTTATGTATCCCTATTGCGGCGAACATTGGTGGTATTGGTACCCCGATTGGAACGCCACCGAATGCTATCGCACTAAAATATCTAGTGGGTGATAACTTAATTACTTTCGGTGAATGGATGGTATTTGGTGTGCCATTTGTGATTGTAATGATGGCGCTTGCTTGGTTTTTAATTGTTTATCTATATCCAGCTAAACAAACATCAATGAATTTAGATATCAAAGGTAAGTTCTTAAAAACACCAAAAGCTATCATGGTGTACATTACTTTCGCAGGAACGATCATTTTATGGTTAATGGGGTCAAGTCATGGCATGAATTCATATACGGTTGCATTAATTCCAGTGGCGGTGTTCTCTCTTACTGGGATCATTAATAAAGAAGATCTTAAGAAAATTTCGTGGGATGTTCTATGGTTAGTGTCGGGTGGTATTGCGCTTGGTTTAGCTTTAGATAAGACAGGCTTAGCTAAATTAGTGGTTCATAGCATTCCATTTGATGCTTACTCACCTTATGTCGTTTTATTTGGTGCGGCTTTCTTATGTTTAATCATGGCAAATTTTATGTCACATACAGCAACCGCTAACTTATTAATGCCGATCATGGCTGCGTTAGGTACATCAATGACGTCATTGACCCCATTAGGTGGTGAGCTAACCTTAATATTGATAGTTACATTTGCTGCTTCTCTAGGTATGTCACTGCCAATCAGTACGCCACCGAATGCGTTAGCCCATGCTACGGGTAATGTTGAAAGTAGCCAAATGGCAAAAACAGGTGTGATATTGGGTGTCGTTGGTGTGTTATTAAGCTTTATTATGGTATGGGTCCTTCATACTGTTGGTCATATTGGATAG
- a CDS encoding putative phosphomannomutase produces MMQKITEWLTRDPDPKTREELQCIVDSNNVSELEDRFSSRLQFGTAGLRGMVGAGPNRMNRLVIQETATGLGHYLIEHIINASKRGVVIGYDGRTDSQQFAHDTASVLTALGIKVFLTTKVAATPIVAYGIKKLNAAGAVVVTASHNPPEYNGFKVYWENGAQIIPPHDSGIANEIDIAATKPIPLMSLGDAEAKGLLVWLDDDYYQSYRDTMNSNPLLSNHTDPSAISIAYTAMHGVGADMAETLLRDSGFNHFFSVAEQKEPDGTFPTVNFPNPEEKGAMDMVIALADSVQAELACANDPDADRFALAARKADGSYQMMTGDQVGILFGHYLLKHTDATKQLVGNTIVSSRLLKKIAEANGAEYFQTLTGFKWLTNVAMQKQSDEKQFLFAYEEALGYTIGSEVWDKDGLSALVAFAQLTAELSTQGKSVWDELELIYRTHGLYVNAQQSIALDPNSPPIGDQLRANPPKQIAGINIAVTEDLKASLRYLSNGTTESIDLPASDVVIYHLEDGSRIIVRPSGTEPKLKCYYEVVAAIAPTDEYSVIQTKANEAMVHLIEEHQKSLV; encoded by the coding sequence ATGATGCAAAAAATAACAGAGTGGTTAACTAGAGATCCAGATCCAAAAACACGTGAAGAGCTTCAATGCATTGTTGATAGTAATAATGTTTCAGAATTAGAAGATCGTTTCTCTTCTCGTCTGCAATTTGGTACTGCAGGGTTGCGTGGTATGGTAGGAGCAGGACCTAACCGAATGAATCGACTCGTGATTCAAGAAACAGCGACAGGTTTAGGTCATTATTTAATTGAACATATTATTAATGCAAGTAAAAGAGGCGTTGTTATTGGTTATGATGGCCGTACTGACTCGCAACAATTTGCTCATGATACCGCCAGTGTATTAACTGCATTAGGCATTAAGGTATTCTTAACAACCAAAGTAGCTGCGACACCTATTGTTGCTTATGGCATAAAGAAGCTTAATGCAGCCGGAGCTGTTGTGGTTACCGCAAGCCATAATCCACCTGAGTATAATGGTTTTAAAGTGTATTGGGAGAATGGTGCGCAAATTATCCCGCCGCATGATTCTGGCATTGCTAATGAGATCGATATTGCAGCGACTAAGCCAATTCCGTTAATGTCGCTTGGTGATGCGGAAGCAAAAGGCTTATTGGTGTGGTTGGATGATGATTATTATCAAAGCTACCGCGATACAATGAACAGTAACCCATTACTTTCAAACCATACGGATCCATCAGCCATTTCGATTGCTTATACCGCGATGCACGGTGTTGGTGCTGATATGGCTGAAACCCTGTTGCGTGATTCAGGCTTTAATCACTTTTTTAGTGTTGCTGAGCAGAAAGAGCCAGATGGCACTTTTCCTACTGTAAACTTCCCTAATCCAGAAGAAAAAGGGGCAATGGATATGGTGATCGCACTGGCAGATTCAGTACAAGCTGAACTTGCGTGTGCTAATGACCCCGATGCGGATCGCTTTGCCCTTGCAGCACGAAAAGCAGATGGCAGTTATCAAATGATGACAGGAGATCAAGTTGGTATTTTATTTGGTCATTATTTGTTGAAACATACGGATGCCACTAAACAGTTAGTCGGCAATACGATTGTGTCTTCTCGTTTATTAAAGAAAATAGCTGAGGCAAACGGTGCAGAGTATTTCCAGACACTTACTGGCTTTAAATGGCTGACTAATGTCGCAATGCAAAAACAGAGTGATGAGAAGCAATTTCTTTTTGCTTATGAAGAAGCACTTGGGTATACCATTGGCAGTGAAGTGTGGGATAAAGATGGTTTATCTGCTTTAGTTGCTTTTGCTCAATTAACGGCAGAGCTGTCAACACAAGGTAAGAGTGTTTGGGATGAGTTAGAATTAATTTATCGCACTCACGGTTTATATGTAAACGCGCAACAAAGTATTGCATTAGATCCTAATTCTCCACCAATTGGCGATCAACTTAGAGCAAACCCACCAAAGCAAATCGCTGGAATAAATATTGCGGTTACTGAAGATCTAAAAGCGTCGTTACGGTATCTTTCAAATGGCACGACAGAATCAATCGATTTACCAGCCAGTGATGTCGTGATTTATCATTTAGAAGATGGCTCTCGTATTATTGTTCGTCCATCAGGTACTGAGCCAAAACTGAAGTGTTATTACGAAGTGGTGGCAGCGATTGCACCAACAGATGAATACTCGGTCATTCAAACTAAAGCCAATGAAGCGATGGTTCATTTAATTGAAGAGCATCAAAAGAGCCTAGTTTGA
- a CDS encoding putative sensor histidine kinase yields MNQEKFQRLIDAYFSQEERRIVIPAGETILEQGADNDRLYYVCSGELEGFYQEEDSESQAMVFSASKGAFIGVHSFFSETLIASSTVISKTESELGWIDTKTTAVELERYGPLTAQFTPIIVNELSRRQRRAMQESIEKEKALQKLYSAEQMTTLGQLAAGIAHELNNAVGVLSSKTERLQSIILELLEEIHPEASSFVDQGLINGQNISSSEVRKRGRELEVSYGIDRDTARELARAVPEGELSQFWLKSPEQAVRYWNIGRDLHDMRLAARHSVGIVRSVKQLGRTDIDTDEILDVNDSINKALVLLQSDLRRVSVHLSPAAMPMVKASATELVQIWANIIKNASDAMEKVQEPEIEISTRVSNRFVLVTIANNGPEIDEATRRKIFQPNFTTKKGGLSFGLGLGLAIVKRILSGYGGSIAVKSNQEKTIFRIKLPVEDGHGKT; encoded by the coding sequence ATGAATCAAGAGAAATTTCAGCGTTTGATTGATGCTTATTTCAGTCAAGAAGAACGAAGAATTGTCATTCCTGCTGGTGAGACGATCTTAGAGCAAGGTGCTGATAATGATCGGCTCTATTATGTTTGTTCTGGGGAGTTAGAAGGATTTTATCAAGAAGAAGACAGTGAAAGCCAAGCCATGGTATTTAGTGCTTCTAAAGGCGCATTTATTGGGGTACACAGTTTTTTTTCTGAAACTTTAATTGCTTCTTCAACGGTAATCAGTAAAACAGAAAGCGAGTTAGGGTGGATCGATACAAAAACTACGGCGGTTGAGCTGGAGCGTTATGGGCCACTCACTGCGCAGTTTACGCCTATTATTGTTAATGAACTTTCTCGTCGGCAGCGCAGAGCCATGCAAGAATCGATAGAGAAAGAAAAAGCGTTACAAAAACTCTATTCGGCAGAGCAAATGACCACATTAGGCCAACTGGCTGCGGGTATTGCTCATGAGCTTAATAATGCGGTCGGGGTCTTAAGCAGTAAAACAGAACGACTTCAATCTATTATTTTAGAATTACTTGAAGAGATACATCCAGAAGCGAGTAGTTTTGTCGATCAAGGATTAATTAATGGCCAAAACATTAGCTCTTCTGAAGTAAGAAAGCGAGGCAGAGAACTTGAAGTTAGCTACGGTATTGATAGAGATACCGCTCGAGAATTAGCCCGTGCCGTACCAGAGGGTGAACTTTCTCAATTTTGGCTTAAAAGCCCAGAGCAAGCAGTAAGGTATTGGAACATAGGTCGAGATCTGCATGACATGCGTTTGGCTGCAAGGCACTCCGTTGGGATTGTTCGCTCAGTCAAACAGTTAGGTCGAACAGACATTGATACCGATGAAATCTTAGATGTGAATGACAGTATTAATAAAGCCTTAGTCTTACTGCAAAGTGATTTACGCCGTGTCTCTGTGCATTTAAGCCCTGCGGCTATGCCAATGGTGAAAGCCTCAGCCACAGAGCTTGTGCAGATATGGGCGAACATTATCAAAAATGCCAGCGATGCCATGGAGAAAGTGCAAGAACCAGAGATTGAGATCTCTACCAGAGTATCAAATCGCTTTGTTCTCGTAACTATTGCCAATAATGGACCAGAAATTGATGAAGCGACGAGACGTAAAATATTTCAACCTAACTTTACCACCAAAAAAGGCGGACTCTCTTTTGGGCTAGGGTTAGGACTGGCTATCGTGAAGCGGATCTTGAGTGGATACGGTGGCTCGATTGCAGTAAAAAGTAATCAAGAAAAAACTATTTTTAGAATTAAATTGCCAGTGGAGGACGGTCATGGAAAAACTTAA
- the ldhA gene encoding D-lactate dehydrogenase: MKIAMFSTKSYDETSFNSINQKYQFECQYFNFQLTESTAPIADGADVICAFVNDDLSAPVLVKLAKQGTKLIAMRCAGFDRVDLDTAKELGLQVVRVPAYSPEAIAEHTVGMMMCLNRRFHKAYQRTRDANFSLEGLTGFNFFGKTVGVIGSGKIGLATMRILKGLGMEILCYDPYPSQIAIDLGVKYTTLDDIFTHSDVITLHCPLTPENTHLLDTDSFEKMKNGVMIINTSRGGLLNSANAIEALKAGKIGALGLDVYDHEKELFFQDKSNDIITDDVFRRLSACHNVLFTGHQAFLTDEALENIASTTLRSIDAFIKGAASGNELIQA, from the coding sequence ATGAAAATCGCTATGTTTAGCACCAAGTCTTATGATGAAACATCTTTCAATAGTATCAATCAAAAATACCAATTCGAGTGCCAGTATTTCAACTTTCAACTCACAGAAAGTACGGCTCCTATTGCCGATGGTGCTGACGTTATCTGTGCTTTTGTCAATGATGATTTATCTGCGCCAGTCCTAGTTAAACTCGCTAAGCAAGGTACGAAATTAATCGCAATGCGTTGTGCAGGCTTTGATCGAGTTGATCTTGATACGGCAAAAGAACTAGGACTGCAGGTTGTTCGTGTTCCTGCTTATTCTCCAGAAGCGATAGCAGAACATACCGTGGGAATGATGATGTGTCTTAATCGCCGTTTTCACAAAGCATATCAACGGACTCGTGATGCCAACTTTTCTCTAGAAGGCTTAACTGGCTTTAACTTCTTTGGTAAAACAGTGGGTGTTATTGGTTCAGGTAAAATTGGCCTTGCAACGATGCGAATCCTAAAAGGGTTAGGGATGGAGATCCTTTGCTATGACCCTTACCCAAGTCAAATTGCTATTGATTTAGGAGTAAAATACACTACCTTAGATGATATTTTTACCCACTCAGATGTGATCACATTACACTGCCCACTAACTCCAGAAAACACACATTTGTTAGATACTGACTCATTTGAAAAAATGAAAAATGGTGTGATGATCATCAATACAAGTCGTGGTGGGTTGCTTAACTCAGCCAATGCGATTGAAGCATTAAAAGCAGGAAAAATAGGCGCGCTTGGGTTGGATGTGTATGACCATGAGAAAGAGCTTTTCTTCCAAGATAAATCAAACGACATTATTACTGATGATGTATTCCGTCGTTTATCTGCTTGCCATAACGTCCTCTTTACTGGACACCAAGCATTCTTAACAGATGAAGCATTAGAGAATATTGCTAGCACGACATTGAGGAGTATTGACGCCTTCATTAAAGGCGCTGCGTCTGGTAATGAATTAATTCAAGCATAA
- the topA gene encoding DNA topoisomerase I (omega protein), with protein sequence MGKSLVIVESPAKAKTINKYLGKDFIVKSSVGHVRDLPMGSTSTGKKATAASTKGMSVEEKARIKKERDKKNLINKMGIDPYNDWAANYQILPGKEKVVAELQKLAENADTIYLATDLDREGEAIAWHLREIIGGDDSRYKRVVFNEITKNAIQQAFETPGELSMPGVNAQQARRFLDRVVGFMASPLLWKKVARGLSAGRVQSVAVKVLVEREREINAFIPEEFWDIHADTLTAGKENFRLQVAQRNGSVFKPLTQADTEAAVSILEKAEYEVCKREDRPTKSKPSAPFITSTLQQAASTRLGYGVKKTMMLAQRLYEGGYITYMRTDSTNLSKEAVETLREFIGSEYGDSYLPASPITYGSKEGAQEAHEAIRPSSVDVKVDDLKGMEADAHKLYNLIWNQFVACQMTPAQYDSTTLSVKADEFTLKAKGRILKFDGWTRVQRPMGKNEDQLLPAVQLGDKLKLEQLDPKQHFTKPPARFTEAALVKELEKKGIGRPSTYASIISTIQDRGYVRVETRRFYAEKMGEIVTDRLNQSFDDLMDYDFTARMEGNLDKIAEGDKDWKDVLNAFFQDFTDDIAKAELDESEGGMSPNNIVETDIKCPTCERNMGIRTASTGVFLGCSGYALPPKERCKTTINLGNEEGIINVLEEDVETAALRAKKRCPKCETAMDPYLIDQDRKLHVCGNNPNCDGYIVEKGEFQLKGYDGPVVECDKCESDMELKNGRFGKYMDCTSETCKNTRKILKNGEVAPPKEDPVHLPELECEKSDAYFVLRDGASGLFLAASTFPKSRETRAPLVEELVRFKDRISPKFTYLTEAPTHDPDGKPAVVRFSRKTKENYVRSENDGKPSGWTGLYIDGKWTITDKRKKPKAEK encoded by the coding sequence ATGGGTAAATCTCTAGTTATCGTGGAGTCACCAGCCAAAGCTAAAACAATTAATAAATACCTTGGCAAGGACTTCATCGTAAAATCCAGTGTAGGTCACGTTCGTGATTTGCCTATGGGCTCGACAAGCACAGGCAAGAAAGCCACAGCTGCATCGACTAAAGGCATGAGTGTTGAAGAAAAAGCACGCATTAAGAAAGAAAGAGACAAAAAGAACTTAATCAATAAAATGGGTATTGACCCATATAATGATTGGGCTGCGAATTACCAAATCTTACCGGGTAAAGAAAAAGTTGTTGCTGAATTACAGAAATTAGCAGAAAACGCAGACACTATTTATCTCGCAACCGATTTAGACCGTGAAGGGGAAGCTATTGCGTGGCACCTTCGCGAGATCATCGGTGGTGATGATTCACGCTATAAACGAGTAGTTTTTAACGAAATTACAAAAAATGCGATTCAACAGGCGTTTGAAACTCCGGGTGAGTTAAGCATGCCAGGTGTAAACGCACAGCAAGCACGTCGTTTCTTAGACCGTGTGGTTGGCTTCATGGCATCACCATTGCTATGGAAAAAAGTTGCTCGTGGTTTATCTGCAGGTCGTGTTCAATCGGTTGCAGTAAAAGTGTTAGTTGAGCGTGAACGTGAAATTAATGCATTTATCCCTGAAGAGTTTTGGGATATTCACGCAGACACATTAACGGCAGGCAAAGAAAATTTCCGTCTTCAAGTCGCACAGCGTAATGGCTCTGTATTTAAACCACTAACGCAAGCGGATACAGAAGCAGCAGTAAGTATTCTTGAAAAAGCAGAATATGAAGTATGTAAGCGTGAAGATCGCCCAACGAAAAGTAAGCCGTCGGCACCATTTATTACCTCAACACTGCAACAAGCGGCAAGTACCCGCTTAGGTTACGGTGTGAAAAAGACCATGATGTTAGCTCAGCGCCTCTATGAGGGTGGGTACATCACTTATATGCGTACTGACTCAACTAACTTAAGTAAAGAAGCGGTAGAGACGTTACGTGAGTTTATTGGTTCAGAGTACGGTGACAGTTATTTACCTGCTTCTCCAATTACCTACGGTAGCAAAGAAGGCGCTCAAGAAGCCCACGAAGCGATTCGTCCTTCAAGCGTTGATGTAAAAGTAGATGACCTAAAAGGAATGGAAGCGGACGCACATAAACTTTACAACTTAATTTGGAATCAATTTGTGGCGTGTCAAATGACACCAGCACAATATGATTCAACCACATTGAGTGTAAAAGCAGATGAATTTACCCTAAAAGCGAAAGGTCGTATCCTTAAGTTTGACGGTTGGACTCGCGTGCAACGTCCAATGGGCAAAAACGAAGATCAATTGCTTCCTGCCGTTCAGCTTGGTGATAAGCTAAAACTAGAACAGCTTGATCCAAAACAACACTTTACTAAGCCACCAGCGCGTTTCACAGAAGCGGCATTGGTTAAAGAACTTGAGAAAAAAGGCATTGGTCGTCCATCAACTTATGCATCAATCATCTCAACGATTCAAGACCGTGGCTATGTTCGTGTTGAAACTCGTCGTTTCTACGCTGAAAAGATGGGTGAGATCGTAACAGACCGTCTAAATCAATCGTTTGATGATTTAATGGATTACGACTTTACTGCGCGTATGGAAGGCAACTTAGATAAAATTGCTGAAGGCGATAAAGATTGGAAAGACGTACTTAACGCGTTCTTCCAAGACTTCACTGACGATATTGCAAAAGCAGAGCTTGATGAATCAGAAGGTGGTATGTCACCAAATAATATCGTAGAAACCGATATTAAATGCCCAACTTGTGAACGTAATATGGGTATTCGTACTGCATCAACTGGGGTATTCCTTGGTTGTTCTGGTTACGCATTACCACCAAAAGAGCGTTGTAAAACAACCATTAACTTAGGTAATGAAGAGGGCATTATTAATGTTCTTGAAGAAGACGTAGAAACCGCAGCGTTACGTGCCAAGAAACGTTGTCCTAAGTGTGAAACAGCAATGGACCCTTACCTAATCGATCAAGATCGTAAGCTGCACGTTTGTGGTAATAACCCGAACTGTGATGGTTACATTGTCGAGAAAGGTGAATTCCAACTTAAAGGCTATGATGGTCCTGTTGTCGAGTGTGACAAATGCGAATCAGACATGGAACTTAAGAATGGTCGCTTTGGTAAATACATGGACTGTACGAGTGAAACCTGTAAAAACACTCGTAAAATCCTGAAAAATGGTGAAGTTGCGCCACCAAAAGAAGATCCTGTTCATCTTCCTGAATTGGAATGTGAGAAATCAGATGCGTACTTTGTATTGCGTGATGGTGCATCAGGTTTATTCTTAGCCGCAAGCACTTTCCCTAAATCGCGAGAAACTCGTGCACCGTTAGTGGAAGAACTAGTTCGCTTTAAAGATCGTATATCTCCTAAGTTTACTTACTTAACGGAAGCGCCAACACACGATCCAGATGGCAAGCCTGCAGTCGTTCGATTCAGTCGTAAGACTAAAGAAAACTATGTACGTTCAGAAAATGATGGTAAGCCATCAGGTTGGACAGGTTTATACATTGATGGAAAATGGACAATTACTGATAAACGTAAAAAGCCAAAAGCTGAGAAATAA